One Glycine soja cultivar W05 chromosome 2, ASM419377v2, whole genome shotgun sequence genomic region harbors:
- the LOC114389795 gene encoding ETO1-like protein 1: MRTFFTAESCKETQPNALNPQSWLQVERGKLPKLSSQSSSASIESLIKVPQSPILPFFKPVDYVEVLAQIHEELESCPPQEKSNLFLLQYQVFKGLGDVKLMRRSLRSAWQRANTVHEKIIFGAWLKYEKQEELVAQLLTACGKCEKEFGPIDVESQIPFDENVRSQDRASMNGNNASEYVIFKIGDEKIVCDRQKISELSAPFHAMLKGCFRESLSETIDLSENNLSPSGMRAISYFSSTGSLLDVPPNLLVEILAFANKYCCERLKQACDRRLASLVSSREDALELMEYAVDQNSAGLAASCLQVLLRDIPNCLSDNQVVELFIHANKQQLAVMVGPGIFALFCFLSEVSMNLNSSSDTTAHFLERLVDFAENDKQRLLAFHQLGCVRLSRKEYDEAYCLFERALNVGHVYSVAGLARLDSIKGEKLLSYEKISSVISSDTPLGWMYQERSLYCDGDLRQKDLEKATELDPTLIYPYMYRTASLMKTGNVQGALAEINRILGFKLSLECLELRFFIYLALEDYKAAVRDVQAILTLCPSYKMFEGRVAASQLCTLVREHVEHWTTADCWARLYDCWSAVDDIESLSVIYQMLESDAAKGVLYFRQSLLLLRLNCPEAAMRSLQLAWQHASSEHERLVYEGWILYDTGHCEEGLQKAEESISIKRSFEAYFLKAYALADSSVDSSCSSTVISLLEDALRCPSDNLRKGQALNNLGSVYVDCGKLDLAEDCYIKALKIQHTRAHQGLARVHFLKNDKAAAYKEMTNLIEKARNNASAYEKRSEYGDRDLTKADLEMVTRLDPLRVYPYRYRAAVLMDNHKEEEAIAELSRAIAFKADLHLLHLRAAFHEHNGDVLGALRDCRAALSVDPNHQKMLELHCRVNSHEP; encoded by the exons ATGAGGACTTTCTTCACTGCAGAATCATGTAAAGAAACACAGCCTAATGCTTTAAATCCACAGTCCTGGCTCCAGGTTGAAAGAGGGAAGCTTCCCAAATTGTCATCACAGTCCTCTTCTGCATCAAT AGAATCTCTAATCAAGGTCCCACAGTCACCTATACTCCCGTTCTTCAAACCTGTTGATTATGTGGAAGTTTTAGCTCAAATCCATGAAGAACTTGAGTCATGTCCTCCTCAGGAAAAGTCAAATCTGTTTTTGTTACAATACCAGGTCTTTAAGGGCCTGGGGGATGTCAAACTAATGCGTAGAAGCCTCCGGTCAGCTTGGCAGAGAGCAAACACTGTTCATGAGAAAATTATATTTGGGGCATGGCTGAAGTATGAGAAGCAAGAAGAATTAGTTGCTCAGTTGCTCACAGCTTGTGGTAAATGTGAAAAGGAATTTGGACCCATAGATGTAGAATCTCAGATTCCTTTTGATGAGAATGTAAGATCCCAGGATAGAGCTTCGATGAATGGGAACAATGCTTCAGAATATGTTATCTTTAAAATTGGAGATGAGAAGATAGTCTGTGATAGACAAAAGATTTCTGAACTTTCAGCACCATTTCATGCAATGCTAAAGGGGTGTTTCAGGGAATCACTTTCTGAGACTATAGATTTGTCTGAAAACAATCTCTCTCCTTCAGGTATGAGGGCAATAAGTTATTTTAGCTCGACAGGGAGTTTACTTGATGTCCCTCCGAATCTTTTGGTGGAAATATTAGCTTTTGCAAATAAGTATTGTTGCGAAAGACTAAAACAGGCTTGTGATAGAAGACTTGCATCCTTAGTTTCCTCCAGAGAAGATGCTCTGGAACTCATGGAATATGCTGTTGATCAGAATTCAGCTGGCCTTGCGGCTTCTTGTTTACAAGTTCTTTTACGTGATATTCCCAACTGCTTGAGCGACAATCAGGTTGTGGAATTATTTATTCATGCTAATAAGCAGCAGTTGGCAGTCATGGTTGGGCCTGGTATATTTGCACTTTTCTGTTTCTTAAGTGAAGTTTCTATGAACCTAAATTCTAGTTCAGACACAACAGCTCATTTCCTGGAACGGTTAGTTGATTTTGCTGAAAATGACAAGCAGAGACTGCTGGCATTTCATCAATTGGGATGTGTAAGACTCTCAAGGAAAGAATATGATGAAGCCTATTGTCTTTTTGAGAGGGCTTTAAATGTAGGTCATGTTTATTCTGTTGCGGGTTTAGCTAGACTGGACTCTATAAAGGGTGAGAAACTTTTATCTTATGAGAAGATCAGTTCAGTCATTTCTTCAGATACTCCACTTGGATGGATGTACCAGGAAAGATCACTATACTGTGATGGTGATTTGAGGCAGAAAGACCTTGAGAAAGCAACTGAACTGGATCCTACTCTTATATATCCCTATATGTATAGGACTGCCTCTTTAATGAAGACAGGGAATGTTCAAGGTGCACTGGCTGAAATCAACCGGATTCTTGGCTTTAAACTTTCGTTAGAGTGCTTGGAATTACGGTTTTTTATCTATCTGGCCCTTGAGGACTACAAAGCAGCAGTCCGAGATGTTCAAGCAATTCTTACCCTGTGTCCATCTTATAAAATGTTTGAAGGGCGTGTAGCTGCATCTCAGCTCTGTACTCTTGTGCGTGAGCATGTTGAACATTGGACAACAGCAGATTGTTGGGCCCGATTATATGACTGTTGGTCTGCTGTTGATGATATTGAGTCTCTTTCTGTCATCTACCAGATGCTTGAATCTGATGCAGCAAAAGGTGTTCTATACTTCAGACAGTCATTGCTTCTCCTCAg gttaaactGTCCTGAGGCTGCCATGCGGAGTTTACAGTTAGCTTGGCAACATGCATCAAGTGAGCATGAAAGACTTGTATATGAGGGGTGGATCTTGTATGATACGGGTCATTGTGAGGAAGGGCTCCAAAAAGCTGAAGAGTCTATTAGTATTAAAAGGTCTTTTGAGGCCTACTTCCTGAAGGCCTATGCATTGGCTGACTCTAGTGTAGATTCATCATGTTCTTCAACTGTTATTTCTCTTCTGGAAGATGCCTTGAGGTGTCCTTCTGATAATCTGCGCAAAGGTCAG GCCCTAAACAATCTTGGAAGTGTTTATGTTGATTGTGGGAAATTGGACTTAGCAGAAGATTGCTATATAAAGGCTCTTAAAATCCAGCACACCCGAGCGCATCAGGGTCTTGCTCGTGTTCATTTTCTCAAAAATGATAAGGCTGCTGCTTACAAAGAAATGACCAATCTTATTGAGAAGGCGAGAAACAATGCATCAGCATATGAGAAGAGGTCTGAGTATGGTGATCGTGATCTCACGAAGGCAGATTTGGAGATGGTGACTAGATTGGATCCACTTCGGGTGTATCCTTATAGATATCGCGCAGCAG TTTTGATGGACAATCATAAGGAAGAGGAAGCCATTGCGGAACTCTCTAGAGCAATTGCATTTAAAGCTGATTTGCACCTCCTGCATCTACGTGCAGCATTCCATGAACACAATGGAGATGTCTTAGGTGCGCTAAGAGACTGTCGTGCTGCGCTCTCAGTGGATCCAAACCACCAAAAAATGTTGGAACTTCATTGTCGTGTTAATAGTCACGAGCCATGA
- the LOC114389838 gene encoding serine/threonine-protein kinase Nek4-like has product MEQYEILEQIGRGSFASALLVRHKHENKKYVLKKIRLARQTDRTRRSAHQEMELISKVRNPFIVEYKDSWVEKGCFVCIVIGYCEGGDMTEAIKKANGVHFPEERLCKLLVQLLMALDYLHANHILHRDVKCSNIFLTKDQDIRLGDFGLAKMLTCDDLASSVVGTPSYMCPELLADIPYGSKSDIWSLGCCVYEMAAHKPAFKALDMQALINKINKSLVAPLPTVYSGSFRGLVKSMLRKNPELRPSAAELLNHPHLQPYILKIHLKLNNPRRSTYPFPWSDSNYVRRTQFVEPGSVSTLSDRGKRFSFSNDRALNPSISGTELGSVCSTQRALGFSTCSKEKHYELSVGRVHKECNSNKSRDTKSSTVDRMPRLRTAKEYATPRWQTIPSKISHTGSKRELLPSTPGCKFTLPTRRASLPLPTRTTGMITSYRANVGLLRGVDSPDISVNAPRIDKIAEFPLASCEDSLFPVCGTSSTSAQCSSGSPKSADCLITQDKCTIQVVDKASVPSSGSDACPAAPVSHGNECSEHAISSHSSAESRKHRFDTSSYQQRAKALEGLLEFSARLLQQQRFEELGVLLKPFGPEKVSPRETAIWLAKSFKETVA; this is encoded by the exons CGCCAGACTGACAGAACTCGTAGATCTGCTCACCAGGAG ATGGAGCTTATCTCTAAAGTTCGAAATCCATTTATTGTAGAGTATAAAGATTCCTGGGTGGAAAAG GGTTGCTTTGTATGTATCGTCATTGGCTATTGTGAAGGAGGAGATAT GACGGAAGCAATTAAAAAGGCCAATGGCGTTCATTTTCCTGAAGAG AGGCTCTGTAAGTTGCTGGTTCAACTGCTGATGGCACTTGATTACTTGCATGCAAATCATATTCTTCATCGTGATGTCAAG TGTTCAAATATATTCTTGACTAAAGATCAAGATATACGTCTAG GTGACTTTGGTCTTGCTAAAATGTTGACATGCGATGATCTTGCGTCTTCA GTAGTGGGGACTCCAAGTTATATGTGCCCAGAGCTTCTTGCTGATATACCCTATGGCTCTAAGTCAGATATCTGGTCTTTGG GATGCTGTGTGTATGAAATGGCTGCTCACAAGCCAGCTTTTAAAGCTCTT GATATGCAAGCACtgattaacaaaataaacaagTCGTTAGTGGCTCCACTACCAACAGTGTATTCTGGTTCTTT TCGAGGGCTTGTTAAGAGTATGCTGCGGAAGAATCCAGAGCTTCGGCCTAGT GCTGCGGAGTTACTAAATCATCCGCATCTTCAACCTTACATTCTTaaaattcacttgaaattaaataaCCCCAGAAGAAGTACTTATCCATTCCCGTGGTCTGACTCAAACTATGTAAGGAGGACTCAGTTTGTCGAGCCAGGATCTGTTTCTACTCTGTCTGACAGAGGCAAACGATTCTCATTCAGCAATGACAGGGCCTTGAATCCTAGTATTTCTGGAACTGAGCTAGGTTCTGTGTGTTCTACTCAAAGAGCACTAGGATTCTCTACTTGTTCAAAAGAGAAGCACTATGAACTATCTGTTGGCCGTGTCCACAAAGAATGCAATTCTAACAAATCAAGAGACACAAAGTCCTCAACTGTTGATAGGATGCCAAGATTGAGAACAGCTAAGGAATATGCCACTCCCCGATGGCAGACTATACCATCAAAGATATCCCATACTGGTTCCAAGCGTGAGTTA CTTCCATCCACTCCAGGTTGTAAATTCACCCTACCAACTAGAAGAGCTTCCCTTCCACTGCCTACCAGAACCACGGGCATGATCACCTCTTATAGAGCTAATGTTGGTCTTCTTCGAGGTGTGGACTCTCCTGATATTTCTGTCAATGCACCGCGAATTGACAAGATTGCTGAATTCCCTCTGGCTTCTTGTGAGGATTCTCTCTTTCCTGTTTGTGGAACTTCATCAACCTCAGCTCAGTGCTCTTCTGGTTCGCCAAAGAGTGCTGACTGCTTAATCACACAGGACAAGTGTACAATCCAAGTTGTGGACAAGGCCAGTGTCCCTTCCAGTGGCAGTGATGCTTGTCCTGCTGCTCCAGTTTCACATGGCAATGAATGCTCTGAACATGCTATTTCAAGCCACTCCTCTGCTGAGTCTCGTAAGCACAGATTTGACACCTCATCTTACCAACAACGCGCAAAGGCATTGGAGGGTTTGCTTGAGTTTTCTGCACGACTCCTACAGCAACAGAGGTTTGAAGAACTTGGGGTGTTGTTGAAGCCATTCGGTCCTGAGAAGGTTTCCCCTAGAGAAACTGCTATTTGGTTGGCCAAGAGCTTCAAGGAAACTGTGGCCTAA
- the LOC114389823 gene encoding uncharacterized protein LOC114389823 isoform X1, translating to MMEMEEAETIDLYELQYSDLSSPSTSSIVDSIMEALGPTGPGLLAVTNVPNASNLRSHLLPLARNLALLDRESRKLVLKEHNLGSDVPLRNPDRTVSSFAMQLKYAKSQHVQQTVSECYGMEFENLGSSFKELGLCMMELGLCLARICDKAIGGNELEQSLLDSCAAKGRLIHYHSHLDALLLKQLERSKATSKRRAGNIKPLEGLESNSIAHDANSGGIHSNLWQQWHYDYGIFTVLTTPLFILPSYLETSKTEDPFPASCFDECPSPTRHTCLQIYDPNKKRAIMVNAPPESFIIQVGEAADIISKGKLRSALHCVHRPSKFENLSRETFVVFLQPAWTKTFSISDYPHANSSFNGQCLVATDEEQQQSGQDSDNLSQEINKIVPPLSSRLKEGMTFAEFSRETTKQYYGGSGLQSNR from the exons ATGATGGAGATGGAGGAAGCAGAGACGATAGATCTATACGAGCTTCAATATTCAGACTTATCTTCACCTTCAACTTCATCCATAGTCGATTCCATTATGGAAGCCCTAGGACCCACTGGCCCAGGCCTCCTCGCCGTCACCAACGTCCCCAACGCTTCCAACCTCCGCTCACACCTTCTCCCCCTCGCTCGGAACCTCGCCCTTCTCGACCGCGAATCCCGGAAACTCGTTCTCAAG GAGCATAACTTGGGTAGTGACGTCCCTTTAAGAAATCCTGATAGGACGGTGTCCTCCTTTGCTATGCAACTCAAATATGCCAAATCACAACATGTTCAACAAACGGTGAGTGAGTGCTATGGAATGGAATTCGAGAATCTTGGAAGCTCTTTCAAAGAGCTAGGGTTATGCATGATGGAGCTTGGGCTTTGCCTTGCTCGAATATGTGACAAGGCTATTGGTGGCAATGAGTTAGAGCAGAGTCTATTGGATTCATGTGCGGCTAAAGGGAGACTCATTCATTATCATTCACATTTAGATGCTCTCCTCCTAAAACAACTTGAGAGGAGTAAGGCAACTAGCAAGAGACGTGCTGGTAATATCAAACCGTTGGAAGGGTTAGAGTCGAATTCAATTGCCCATGACGCGAATTCGGGTGGAATTCATTCGAATTTGTGGCAGCAGTGGCATTATGATTATGGCATATTCACTGTTCTTACAACTCCATTGTTTATTCTGCCGTCTTATTTGGAGACAAGCAAAACAGAAGATCCGTTTCCTGCATCTTGTTTTGATGAGTGTCCATCACCAACTAGGCATACATGCTTGCAGATATATGATCCCAATAAGAAAAGGGCCATTATGGTGAATGCCCCTCCAGAAAGTTTTATCATTCAAGTTGGGGAAGCTGCCGATATAATCTCAAAGGGGAAGCTTCGCTCGGCCCTGCACTGTGTTCATAGACCTTCCAAGTTTGAAAATTTGAGCAGAGAAACTTTTGTTGTGTTTCTGCAGCCTGCATGGACTAAAACATTCTCTATCTCGGATTATCCGCATGCAAACTCCAGCTTCAATGGTCAGTGTTTAGTGGCTACTGATGAGGAGCAGCAGCAATCTGGGCAGGATAGTGATAATCTAAGTcaagaaattaacaaaatagTTCCCCCTCTTTCGTCACGGTTGAAGGAAGGGATGACTTTTGCCGAGTTCTCACGTGAAACAACAAAGCAGTACTATGGTGGTAGTGGTTTGCAGTCAAATAGATGA
- the LOC114389811 gene encoding protein LIFEGUARD 2-like: protein MWNQPFGKTDLESGSRPLYPMMLESPELRWSFIRKVYSIIAIQLLVTIVVGAVVVTVRPISVFFATTGAGLALYIVLIFVPFITLCPLYYYSQKHPVNYLLLGVFTVSLGFVVGLSCAFTSEKVILEAVILTAVVVIGLTLYTFWAARRGHDFNFLGPFLFGAVLVLMVFALIQVLFPLGKLSVMIYGCLAAIIFCGYIIYDTDNLIKRYSYDEYIWASISLYLDIINLFLSLLTIFRAADS, encoded by the exons ATGTGGAACCAACCATTCGGAAAAACCGATTTGGAAAGCGGTTCTCGGCCTCTGTATCCGATGATGCTCGAGAGCCCTGAACTGCGGTGGTCGTTCATCAGAAAAGTGTACTCCATAATCGCCATCCAGTTGCTCGTAACCATCGTCGTCGGCGCCGTCGTCGTCACCGTCCGCCCAATCAGTGTCTTCTTCGCCACCACCGGCGCCGGACTGGCTCTCTACATCGTCCTCATTTTTGTTCCCTTTATAA CGTTGTGTCCACTTTACTACTATTCCCAGAAGCATCCCGTCAATTACTTGCTCCTAGGGGTTTTCACTGTGTCTCTTGGATTTGTCGTTGGATTGAGTTGCGCCTTTACTAGCG AGAAAGTTATTCTGGAAGCTGTCATATTGACTGCTGTGGTGGTGATTGGTCTGACTCTCTACACATTTTGGGCTGCAAGGAGAGGCCATGATTTCAACTTCCTTGGCCCCTTCTTGTTTGGTGCTGTGCTAGTTCTCATGGTCTTTGCTCTGATTCAG GTTCTGTTTCCACTGGGTAAATTGTCCGTGATGATCTATGGTTGCTTGGCAGCCATTATATTTTGTGGCTACATCATCTATGACACAGACAACCTGATCAAGAGATACTCGTACGATGAATACATCTGGGCTTCGATCTCCTTGTATCTGGACATCATCAACCTCTTCCTGTCTCTGCTCACTATTTTTAGAGCCGCTGATAGTTAG
- the LOC114389819 gene encoding VAN3-binding protein-like has translation MEHNLTMKCRRNENLLTSGTHLPESPRVPMEFLSRSWSASSLEVSKALTLPPPPPLSSYIPSKPPNAPSSVTNSISEETSEEFSTMCGNQFSFASSATSQLVLDRIMSQSAREEVSPLTSGRLSHSSEPLNGGASLTGTDSPPISPSDEFDDVVKFFRANNSIHPLFNGGRAMSGATGNATPCSGPKTVGRWLKDRREKKKEENRTHNAQLHASISVAAVAAAVAAVTAATAASSAADKDDKMAMAVASAATLVAAQCVEAAEAMGAERDHLASVVSSAVNVRSHDDITTLTAAAATALRGAATLKARALKEVWNITAVTPIESGIGIGICGKGNNSNSSTSDSGEIINGEIFLGACSQELLARGTALLKRTRKGDLHWKIVSVYLHRTGQVMLKMKSRHVAGTITKKKKNVVLDVCINLPAWPGRHLFDDSEERRYFGLKTEARGIVEFECRNQREYDTWTQGVSRLLSMVASRQNINGV, from the exons ATGGAACACAACCTCACAATGAAGTGTCGTAGAAATGAAAACCTTCTAACCAGTGGCACTCATTTGCCAGAAAGCCCTCGAGTACCAATGGAGTTTCTGTCAAGATCATGGAGTGCCTCTTCTCTTGAGGTCTCTAAAGCCCTTACACTTCCACCACCTCCACCTCTTTCTTCTTACATACCTTCCAAGCCTCCTAATGCACCCTCTTCTGTGACTAACTCCATTTCCGAAGAAACTTCAGAGGAATTCTCAACCATGTGTGGCAACCAGttctcttttgcttcctctgcCACCTCACAACTTGTCCTTGACCGCATAATGTCACAGTCCGCAAGAGAG GAAGTGTCTCCATTAACGTCAGGTAGATTGTCTCATAGTAGTGAACCTTTGAACGGTGGTGCTTCTTTAACCGGAACGGATAGTCCACCAATTTCTCCTTCTGACGAGTTTGACGATGTTGTCAAG TTTTTTCGAGCAAACAATTCGATTCACCCCTTGTTCAATGGTGGACGAGCCATGAGTGGTGCTACAGGGAATGCCACTCCTTGCTCCGGACCTAAAACAGTTGGAAGATGGTTGAAAgacagaagagaaaaaaagaaagaagaaaacagAACCCACAATGCTCAACTGCATGCTTCAATTTCTGTTGCCGCGGTGGCAGCTGCAGTTGCAGCCGTCACCGCGGCAACAGCAGCCTCATCTGCAGCTGACAAGGATGACAAGATGGCCATGGCTGTGGCTTCTGCGGCCACGTTAGTTGCTGCTCAGTGTGTGGAGGCTGCTGAAGCAATGGGAGCTGAGAGAGATCACCTTGCTTCTGTGGTTAGCTCTGCTGTCAATGTCCGTTCTCATGATGATATCACAACACTTACAGCTGCAGCTGCCACAG CTCTACGAGGGGCAGCGACCTTGAAAGCAAGAGCATTGAAAGAGGTGTGGAATATTACTGCAGTGACGCCAATTGAGAGTGGCATAGGGATTGGAATATGTGGTAAAGGCAATAACAGTAATTCTAGTACCAGTGATAGTGGGGAGATTATCAATGGTGAAATTTTTTTGGGTGCCTGCAGCCAAGAGCTCCTTGCTAGGGGCACTGCATTACTCAAACGGACACGTAAAG GCGATCTTCACTGGAAAATAGTTTCAGTTTATCTACATCGAACAGGCCAG GTGATGCTGAAAATGAAGAGCAGACATGTAGCAGGAACCattaccaaaaagaaaaaga ATGTTGTGTTAGATGTGTGCATAAATTTACCAGCGTGGCCAGGAAGACATCTGTTTGATGACAGTGAAGAAAGAAGGTATTTTGGATTGAAGACAGAAGCAAGGGGGATTGTGGAGTTCGAATGTAGAAATCAAAGAGAATATGATACCTGGACTCAAGGGGTTTCTAGACTTCTTTCCATGGTTGCAAGCAGACAAAACATAAATGGGGTTTGA
- the LOC114389823 gene encoding uncharacterized protein LOC114389823 isoform X2, giving the protein MQLKYAKSQHVQQTVSECYGMEFENLGSSFKELGLCMMELGLCLARICDKAIGGNELEQSLLDSCAAKGRLIHYHSHLDALLLKQLERSKATSKRRAGNIKPLEGLESNSIAHDANSGGIHSNLWQQWHYDYGIFTVLTTPLFILPSYLETSKTEDPFPASCFDECPSPTRHTCLQIYDPNKKRAIMVNAPPESFIIQVGEAADIISKGKLRSALHCVHRPSKFENLSRETFVVFLQPAWTKTFSISDYPHANSSFNGQCLVATDEEQQQSGQDSDNLSQEINKIVPPLSSRLKEGMTFAEFSRETTKQYYGGSGLQSNR; this is encoded by the coding sequence ATGCAACTCAAATATGCCAAATCACAACATGTTCAACAAACGGTGAGTGAGTGCTATGGAATGGAATTCGAGAATCTTGGAAGCTCTTTCAAAGAGCTAGGGTTATGCATGATGGAGCTTGGGCTTTGCCTTGCTCGAATATGTGACAAGGCTATTGGTGGCAATGAGTTAGAGCAGAGTCTATTGGATTCATGTGCGGCTAAAGGGAGACTCATTCATTATCATTCACATTTAGATGCTCTCCTCCTAAAACAACTTGAGAGGAGTAAGGCAACTAGCAAGAGACGTGCTGGTAATATCAAACCGTTGGAAGGGTTAGAGTCGAATTCAATTGCCCATGACGCGAATTCGGGTGGAATTCATTCGAATTTGTGGCAGCAGTGGCATTATGATTATGGCATATTCACTGTTCTTACAACTCCATTGTTTATTCTGCCGTCTTATTTGGAGACAAGCAAAACAGAAGATCCGTTTCCTGCATCTTGTTTTGATGAGTGTCCATCACCAACTAGGCATACATGCTTGCAGATATATGATCCCAATAAGAAAAGGGCCATTATGGTGAATGCCCCTCCAGAAAGTTTTATCATTCAAGTTGGGGAAGCTGCCGATATAATCTCAAAGGGGAAGCTTCGCTCGGCCCTGCACTGTGTTCATAGACCTTCCAAGTTTGAAAATTTGAGCAGAGAAACTTTTGTTGTGTTTCTGCAGCCTGCATGGACTAAAACATTCTCTATCTCGGATTATCCGCATGCAAACTCCAGCTTCAATGGTCAGTGTTTAGTGGCTACTGATGAGGAGCAGCAGCAATCTGGGCAGGATAGTGATAATCTAAGTcaagaaattaacaaaatagTTCCCCCTCTTTCGTCACGGTTGAAGGAAGGGATGACTTTTGCCGAGTTCTCACGTGAAACAACAAAGCAGTACTATGGTGGTAGTGGTTTGCAGTCAAATAGATGA